One genomic window of Carassius gibelio isolate Cgi1373 ecotype wild population from Czech Republic chromosome A10, carGib1.2-hapl.c, whole genome shotgun sequence includes the following:
- the LOC128021706 gene encoding placenta-specific gene 8 protein-like produces MATVVVQQPLGKTGMEAWNSGICDCGQDLNSCCYAYWCFPCFTCTTTADFGESTCLPLLDILGPALMAAFGIGVCVPPVGLAMRVAVRYKYQIGGSICEDIMVTCCCMWCSWCQMSREIKARKKDVRVLQRNPLMQPVPMGVNPQVVTMQQPTVICTPPVGPGPAVQMVQIKPGVPPGAM; encoded by the exons ATGGCGACTGTAGTTGTGCAGCAGCCTCTCGGCAAGACTGGGATGGAAGCTTGGAATTCAGGAATTTGTGACTGCGGCCAGGACTTGAATTCTT GCTGCTATGCGTACTGGTGCTTTCCTTGCTTTACCTGCACCACCACAGCGGATTTTGGAGAGAGCACCTGTCTCCCTCTATTGGATATACTAGGCCCAGCTCTCATGGCCGCGTTTGGAATTGGAGTATGCGTTCCACCTGTGGGTCTGGCAATGAGGGTGGCGGTGCGCTACAAGTATCAAATTGGG GGCAGTATCTGTGAGGACATCATGGTGACTTGCTGTTGTATGTGGTGTTCTTGGTGTCAGATGAGTAGAGAAATCAAAGCACGCAAAAAAGATGTCAGAGTATTGCAAAGAAATCCTTTGATGCAACCAGTTCCAATGGGAGTCAACCCACAAGTTGTCACTATGCAGCAGCCGACAGTGATCTGCACCCCACCGGTAGGACCTGGTCCTGCAGTCCAGATGGTACAAATAAAGCCTGGTGTCCCGCCAGGTGCTATGTAG
- the LOC128021670 gene encoding cornifelin homolog B-like, with translation MSNQMVVMQPQPVMISRDSDQWGSRVCDCCDDVPECCFAYWCFACFTCIKAKKYGECLCLPLLDFCGIIPPITMSMRVSMRQRYGIKGTMCNDCLVATFCRACVWCQMSREMKARNLPITLVGARNL, from the exons ATGTCGAATCAAATGGTAGTCATGCAGCCCCAGCCTGTTATGATCTCTAGAGATTCTGATCAGTGGGGGTCACGGGTCTGTGACTGCTGTGATGACGTGCCTGAAT GTTGCTTTGCTTACTGGTGTTTCGCGTGTTTCACGTGTATAAAAGCAAAGAAATACGGTGAGTGTTTATGTCTCCCCCTGCTGGATTTCTGTGGTATCATTCCACCCATAACCATGTCCATGAGGGTCTCAATGCGCCAGCGTTATGGCATAAAG GGTACCATGTGTAATGACTGCTTGGTGGCCACATTCTGCAGAGCTTGTGTCTGGTGTCAGATGTCACGAGAGATGAAGGCACGAAACCTACCAATCACTCTTGTTGGTGCCAGGAATTTGTAA